A genomic region of Desulfobacterales bacterium contains the following coding sequences:
- a CDS encoding TRAP transporter small permease subunit, whose translation MNRFLFFIDRMSQWVGKAFAWTILVLCLATTYEVFVRYVLRNPTAWAFDVSYIMYGTLFMMAGAYALSRNAHVRGDFVYRLWPPRIQASIEIVLYFIFFFPGVLALIYAGYDYAAESWGYRPYGFTGPIGEISINSPAGVPVFPLKTVIPVAAFFLLLQGIAEAIRCVQCIKTGAWPTRLADVEEMEKELIEKHRKEEEARLAAEQAAGQSAEGKEEAI comes from the coding sequence ATGAATCGTTTTCTATTTTTTATCGACCGCATGAGCCAGTGGGTGGGTAAAGCCTTTGCCTGGACCATCCTGGTGCTGTGCCTGGCGACCACTTACGAGGTGTTTGTCCGCTACGTCTTGCGAAATCCCACTGCCTGGGCGTTTGATGTCAGTTACATCATGTACGGCACCCTGTTCATGATGGCGGGCGCCTACGCGCTTTCACGAAATGCGCATGTGCGCGGCGATTTTGTCTACCGGCTGTGGCCGCCCCGGATACAGGCCTCCATCGAAATCGTGCTGTACTTTATATTTTTCTTTCCCGGCGTCCTGGCTTTAATCTATGCCGGATATGATTATGCCGCCGAATCCTGGGGGTACAGGCCCTATGGATTCACCGGGCCGATCGGGGAAATCAGCATCAACAGCCCCGCCGGGGTGCCGGTGTTTCCCCTGAAGACCGTCATACCCGTGGCCGCGTTCTTTCTACTGCTGCAGGGAATCGCGGAAGCCATACGCTGCGTGCAGTGCATTAAAACCGGCGCGTGGCCGACGCGGTTGGCGGACGTAGAAGAAATGGAAAAAGAACTGATCGAAAAGCATCGCAAGGAAGAAGAGGCCCGGCTGGCGGCTGAGCAGGCTGCCGGCCAGAGCGCAGAAGGAAAGGAGGAGGCCATATGA
- a CDS encoding TRAP transporter substrate-binding protein: MKEVKSEKIGRRKFIKNAAVVGGVAAASTLGFPMVSRAQTVTLKMQGAWGAKDIFNDMAMDYVDRVNAMAGGRLKIQYLISGAVVAAFRVQDAVDKGVLDAGHQVSVYWYGKSKVASLFGTGPVFGQNAHQGLAWIYYGGGLELYQELLKALGLNIVGFFAMPMPTQPLGWFKKPIKSADDMVGLKYRTVGLAADLMQAMGLKVTQLPGGEIVPALERGVIEAFEFNNPTSDRSFGAQDVSKVYMLGSFHQAAEFFEILFNKTKYDALPKEHQAILRYAAEAASSANYWRGQDQYSKDLQWLKKSAGVGIYRTPTSVMKKQLEAWDKLLPDLEKDPFFKKVVASQKEFAYRTAYYDILNSCDYKLAFDHYFPGELGF; this comes from the coding sequence ATGAAAGAAGTGAAGAGCGAGAAGATCGGACGTCGTAAGTTTATCAAGAATGCAGCGGTAGTCGGAGGGGTTGCAGCCGCGTCAACACTGGGTTTTCCGATGGTATCCCGGGCACAGACAGTCACCTTGAAGATGCAAGGCGCCTGGGGCGCAAAGGACATCTTCAACGACATGGCCATGGACTATGTAGATCGCGTCAACGCGATGGCCGGCGGCCGGCTGAAGATTCAGTATCTGATTTCAGGCGCCGTGGTTGCCGCCTTCCGCGTTCAGGATGCCGTTGATAAGGGCGTGCTTGATGCCGGACATCAGGTGTCGGTTTACTGGTACGGCAAGAGCAAGGTGGCATCGCTGTTCGGCACCGGCCCCGTCTTCGGCCAGAATGCTCACCAGGGACTGGCATGGATTTATTACGGCGGCGGCTTGGAACTCTATCAGGAACTCCTCAAGGCGCTGGGGCTCAACATCGTCGGCTTCTTTGCCATGCCGATGCCGACCCAGCCGCTGGGCTGGTTCAAGAAACCGATCAAGAGCGCCGACGACATGGTCGGCCTCAAGTACCGCACCGTGGGTCTGGCAGCCGACCTGATGCAGGCCATGGGGTTGAAGGTTACCCAGCTTCCCGGCGGCGAAATCGTGCCGGCCCTGGAACGCGGCGTTATCGAGGCTTTCGAGTTCAACAACCCGACCTCGGACAGAAGCTTCGGCGCCCAGGACGTGAGCAAGGTCTACATGCTGGGAAGCTTCCATCAGGCCGCGGAATTCTTCGAGATTCTCTTCAACAAGACCAAGTACGATGCCCTGCCGAAGGAGCACCAGGCCATTCTGAGATATGCAGCCGAAGCGGCCTCTTCGGCCAATTACTGGCGCGGACAGGATCAGTACTCCAAGGATCTGCAGTGGCTGAAGAAATCAGCGGGCGTCGGCATTTACCGCACGCCGACATCGGTTATGAAAAAGCAGTTGGAAGCTTGGGACAAACTCCTGCCGGATCTGGAGAAAGATCCGTTCTTCAAGAAGGTTGTGGCGTCACAGAAGGAATTCGCTTATCGTACGGCATACTACGATATTCTCAACTCATGCGATTACAAGCTGGCCTTCGATCATTACTTCCCCGGCGAGCTGGGATTCTAA
- a CDS encoding TRAP transporter large permease subunit has translation MTDPQVAMLMMGSFILCILLGFPICFTLVAMGVGFGYYAYASPDQMSHIFQNQIFDLLVNQTYSVMINDVLVAVPLFLFMGYIVERANIVERLFYSLNIAARVVPGAMAVAALVTCAVFATAVGIVGAVVTLMGLLAFPALLKAGYDEKLAAGVVCAGGCLGILIPPSIMLIVYGAVSGVSVVRLYAGALIPGFMLASLYIMYVIGRAVLNPKLAPKPPKEQWDIPTKELFVMLLTSFVPLAVLILSVLGAILFGLATPSEAASVGAFGSIVLAASYRELTWDRLKQSVYLTTRTSAMVCWLFVGSWTFSSVFSYLGGHHVIEEFVIGLNLPPVLFLLLAQVIIFLLGWPLEWSEIIIIFVPIFLPLLDAFKIDPLFFGILVALNLQTSFLTPPMAMSCYYLKGIAPPHIQLTTIFKGALPFLFMVIIAMVVLYQFPIITTWLPDMVYGVPK, from the coding sequence ATGACTGATCCGCAAGTCGCCATGTTGATGATGGGGTCCTTTATCCTGTGCATCCTCCTGGGCTTTCCCATTTGTTTTACGCTGGTCGCCATGGGCGTGGGCTTCGGCTATTACGCCTATGCCTCACCGGACCAGATGTCGCATATCTTCCAGAACCAGATTTTCGATCTGCTGGTCAACCAGACCTATTCGGTTATGATCAACGACGTTTTGGTGGCGGTCCCGCTGTTCCTTTTCATGGGGTATATCGTTGAACGCGCCAACATCGTGGAGCGGCTGTTCTATTCTCTGAATATTGCCGCCCGCGTCGTACCCGGCGCCATGGCGGTTGCAGCCCTGGTGACCTGTGCCGTCTTTGCCACCGCCGTCGGCATTGTCGGCGCCGTGGTGACCCTGATGGGCCTCTTGGCGTTTCCGGCCCTCTTGAAAGCCGGCTATGATGAGAAGCTGGCGGCCGGTGTCGTTTGCGCCGGCGGCTGCCTCGGCATCCTGATCCCGCCGAGCATCATGCTGATCGTTTATGGTGCGGTGTCCGGCGTCTCCGTGGTAAGGCTGTATGCCGGTGCGTTGATTCCCGGGTTTATGCTGGCCAGTCTCTATATTATGTACGTGATCGGTCGGGCCGTTCTGAACCCCAAGCTGGCGCCCAAACCGCCCAAGGAACAGTGGGATATTCCGACCAAAGAGCTTTTCGTGATGCTGCTGACGTCGTTTGTGCCGCTGGCCGTTCTGATCCTGTCGGTTCTGGGGGCCATTCTGTTCGGGCTGGCGACCCCCTCCGAGGCCGCATCCGTGGGGGCCTTCGGCAGCATCGTCCTGGCGGCGAGCTATCGCGAACTTACCTGGGACCGCCTGAAACAGTCGGTCTATCTGACGACGCGCACCTCGGCCATGGTCTGCTGGCTGTTCGTGGGCTCCTGGACTTTTTCATCGGTCTTTTCCTACCTCGGCGGCCATCATGTCATCGAAGAATTTGTGATCGGCCTGAACCTTCCGCCGGTCTTGTTTCTGCTGCTGGCCCAGGTCATCATCTTTCTTTTGGGCTGGCCCCTGGAGTGGAGCGAAATCATCATCATTTTTGTTCCGATTTTTCTGCCGCTGCTGGATGCCTTCAAGATCGACCCCTTGTTTTTCGGGATTCTGGTGGCACTCAACCTGCAGACTTCGTTCCTGACGCCGCCCATGGCAATGTCGTGCTATTATCTGAAAGGAATCGCGCCGCCCCATATCCAGCTGACCACGATTTTTAAAGGGGCGTTGCCGTTTCTGTTCATGGTGATCATTGCCATGGTTGTTTTGTATCAATTCCCGATCATAACAACCTGGCTGCCGGACATGGTCTACGGCGTGCCCAAGTAG
- a CDS encoding D-glycerate dehydrogenase yields the protein MKPKVLVTREVFDDVLEYLSQYVEVQSNQSDRPMNPQALAAALSDKQGAVITIADRIDEALLKRCPNLKVVCNVAVGTNNIDLEACRNAGVMATNTPGVLEDSTADFTWALILAAARRVTEAEAYLRNGAWDRWKLKQLLGTDVHHATLGILGMGGIGRVVARRALGFDMTVVYHNTRRAPKDVEKTCRAKFVSKEELLSQADIVTLHVPYSAETHHLIGRTELAQMKSTAILINTARGGVVDDTALVAALRDGTIAAAGLDVFENEPKLNPEFLGLKNVVLTPHIASSSRVTRHKMAMLAAQNLVAALTGETPPNLLNPPA from the coding sequence ATGAAGCCGAAAGTGCTGGTTACGCGCGAGGTGTTCGATGATGTACTGGAATACCTATCTCAGTACGTTGAAGTACAATCCAATCAGTCGGACAGGCCGATGAACCCGCAGGCGCTGGCCGCCGCGCTTTCCGATAAGCAGGGGGCCGTCATTACCATTGCGGACCGGATTGACGAGGCGCTGCTGAAGCGCTGTCCGAATTTAAAGGTCGTTTGCAATGTGGCTGTGGGAACCAACAACATTGACCTGGAGGCCTGTCGCAACGCCGGCGTCATGGCCACCAATACCCCCGGGGTTCTGGAAGACAGCACTGCGGATTTTACCTGGGCTTTAATCCTTGCTGCTGCCCGCAGGGTAACCGAAGCAGAGGCCTATCTGCGCAATGGCGCCTGGGACCGCTGGAAGCTAAAGCAATTGCTGGGCACGGATGTCCACCATGCCACATTGGGGATTTTGGGGATGGGCGGCATCGGCCGGGTGGTGGCCCGGCGGGCGCTTGGGTTCGATATGACGGTGGTCTATCACAATACCCGGCGGGCGCCTAAAGATGTCGAGAAGACCTGCCGGGCGAAGTTTGTGAGCAAGGAGGAACTGCTGTCCCAGGCGGATATCGTGACGCTGCATGTCCCTTATTCAGCGGAAACCCACCATCTCATCGGCCGGACGGAACTGGCGCAGATGAAATCCACGGCGATTCTGATCAACACCGCCCGGGGCGGCGTGGTGGACGATACGGCGCTGGTCGCGGCGCTCCGGGACGGAACGATTGCCGCTGCCGGTCTCGATGTGTTTGAAAATGAACCGAAATTAAATCCGGAATTTCTCGGGCTTAAAAATGTCGTCTTAACCCCCCACATCGCCAGTTCATCGAGGGTCACGCGGCATAAAATGGCAATGCTGGCCGCCCAAAATCTGGTGGCGGCCCTAACCGGGGAAACACCGCCGAATCTTTTGAATCCGCCCGCCTGA
- a CDS encoding D-glycerate dehydrogenase — MKPVVLVTRKLPNSVEERLCRDYTPILNPDDALYSSNEIIERAKGADAIMPCHTESFNADVIARLPESVRIIANFSVGYDHVDTEAAKKRKMVVTNTPEVLSDATAELTMMLMLGAARRASEGERLVRSREWKDWSPSFMVGTQVTGKRLGILGFGRVGQVVARRARGFDMEVHYNDIKRLPPELEEGAVFHQTPAELMPHCDFLTLHTVASPQTVKLLNAEMIALLPDGAIVVNASRGVVIDDEALIAALKSGKLTAAGLDVYNNEPDIHPEYRKLTNVFLMPHIGSATRETRDAMGFRALDNLDAFFAGREPKDRVA; from the coding sequence ATGAAGCCCGTCGTACTTGTTACCCGCAAACTTCCGAATAGCGTCGAGGAACGTCTTTGCAGAGACTACACCCCCATCCTGAATCCCGATGATGCCCTCTACTCAAGCAATGAGATCATCGAACGCGCCAAGGGAGCCGATGCCATTATGCCCTGCCACACTGAAAGCTTTAACGCCGATGTTATCGCCCGTCTGCCTGAAAGCGTGCGCATCATCGCCAATTTTTCCGTGGGCTACGATCATGTGGATACCGAAGCCGCCAAGAAACGGAAAATGGTGGTAACCAATACGCCCGAGGTCTTGTCCGATGCCACGGCGGAACTGACTATGATGCTGATGCTGGGCGCAGCGCGCCGGGCCAGCGAGGGCGAACGCCTGGTGCGCAGTAGGGAGTGGAAAGACTGGAGCCCCAGTTTCATGGTGGGTACCCAGGTGACGGGCAAGCGCCTGGGAATTCTCGGATTCGGACGGGTCGGACAGGTGGTCGCCCGGCGTGCCCGCGGATTCGACATGGAAGTCCACTATAACGATATCAAAAGACTGCCCCCGGAGCTTGAAGAAGGCGCCGTCTTTCATCAAACGCCCGCGGAACTGATGCCGCACTGCGACTTTCTGACGCTCCACACAGTGGCGTCCCCGCAAACCGTAAAGCTCTTGAACGCAGAGATGATTGCGCTTCTGCCGGACGGGGCGATCGTGGTCAATGCCAGCCGCGGCGTGGTCATCGACGACGAGGCCCTGATCGCGGCGCTCAAATCCGGCAAGCTTACCGCCGCCGGACTGGACGTGTACAATAACGAACCCGACATCCATCCGGAATACAGGAAGTTGACCAACGTGTTTTTGATGCCGCACATCGGCAGCGCCACCAGGGAAACCCGGGACGCCATGGGTTTCAGGGCCCTTGACAATCTGGATGCTTTTTTCGCCGGTCGCGAACCCAAAGACCGGGTGGCCTGA
- a CDS encoding amidase, whose amino-acid sequence MDLPLISAVEAAAAIRDGRITSEELVQACLDHIATTEDKVCAWAHLDPAHALEQARAVDRLQREGKPLGALHGVPVGVKDIFDTHDMPTEDGTVLHAGRQPQQDAAAVARLRAAGAVILGKTVTTELAVYAPGKTRNPHDLERSPGGSSSGSAAAVAAGMVTLAVGTQTNGSVIRPASYCGIFGFKPSYGRISRHRVLQQSRPLDQIGVFARTVEDTALITEQLMGFDEHDPDTRLRARPPLVKTAAEDPPFQPRLAFVKTPMWDQAESDTREAFTELVTHLGEIADEVALPEIFNDAVLLHRTIMEADLARSFAPEYDRGKDKLSAILREMIERGQKVLAKDYNHALGRIPVLNRAFDNIFDWHDAILTPATTGVAPVGLESTGSPVFCTIWTLCGMPAITLPILQGAAGMPLGVQLVGVKGDDARLLRTARWLTAYVAGD is encoded by the coding sequence ATGGATTTGCCTCTGATCAGTGCCGTTGAAGCGGCAGCAGCCATCCGTGACGGTCGGATCACCTCTGAAGAGCTGGTGCAGGCCTGCCTCGATCACATCGCGACGACTGAAGATAAGGTCTGCGCCTGGGCCCATCTGGACCCGGCGCATGCCTTGGAACAGGCCCGGGCTGTGGATCGCCTGCAGCGGGAAGGCAAGCCCCTGGGTGCGCTCCATGGCGTTCCGGTGGGCGTCAAGGATATTTTCGATACCCATGACATGCCCACCGAGGACGGTACGGTGCTGCATGCCGGACGGCAGCCCCAACAGGATGCCGCGGCCGTCGCCCGGTTGCGGGCAGCCGGTGCGGTTATTCTGGGAAAGACCGTTACCACCGAGCTGGCGGTATACGCACCGGGCAAGACCCGCAACCCGCATGATCTGGAGCGGTCGCCCGGCGGTTCTTCGAGCGGTTCGGCCGCAGCGGTGGCGGCGGGCATGGTGACGTTGGCTGTCGGCACGCAGACCAACGGATCGGTCATCCGGCCGGCATCTTACTGCGGGATATTCGGCTTCAAACCCAGTTACGGCCGTATTTCCCGGCACCGGGTGCTTCAGCAGTCCCGTCCCCTGGACCAGATCGGGGTGTTTGCCCGAACTGTGGAAGATACGGCGCTGATCACGGAACAGCTCATGGGGTTTGACGAACACGACCCCGATACGCGGCTGCGGGCCCGTCCGCCGCTGGTTAAGACCGCAGCCGAGGACCCGCCTTTTCAGCCGCGGCTGGCATTCGTCAAAACGCCCATGTGGGATCAGGCTGAGTCTGACACCCGGGAAGCCTTTACGGAACTGGTCACGCATCTGGGTGAAATTGCAGATGAAGTCGCACTTCCGGAAATTTTCAACGATGCGGTTTTGCTGCATCGTACGATCATGGAAGCGGACCTGGCCCGGAGCTTTGCGCCGGAATATGACCGCGGCAAGGACAAGCTGAGTGCCATCCTGCGGGAGATGATCGAGCGCGGGCAGAAGGTGTTGGCAAAAGATTACAACCATGCGCTGGGCCGGATACCGGTTCTCAACCGTGCGTTCGATAATATATTTGACTGGCATGACGCCATATTGACGCCTGCCACGACCGGGGTGGCGCCTGTCGGTCTGGAATCGACGGGCAGCCCGGTTTTTTGCACCATTTGGACGCTGTGCGGAATGCCGGCCATTACGCTGCCCATCCTGCAGGGCGCAGCCGGCATGCCGCTGGGGGTGCAGCTGGTCGGTGTGAAAGGGGATGATGCCCGGCTGCTCAGAACGGCCCGCTGGCTGACGGCGTATGTTGCCGGCGACTAA
- a CDS encoding Xaa-Pro peptidase family protein, translating to MMKPDEPEHQSNRESPQPFTVPAGEIAQRLLNIQTILQQKEIGGLFIVQRVDLFYFSGTAQNGFLFIPAEGEPLLFIKRYLPRARAESPLKQIVGIESIKEVPGLISDYYGQLPEVNGFEFDVLPVKTFYFYRRLFPAKDFVDGSRFILQVRMIKSDWEIEQLERTADMSCRTFEYMQTIIRPGLSEMEFAGMFETFARKLGHGAKLRVRDFLTEGYPWHVLSGKSGGLVGLLDSPASGAGTSAAFPCGGSAKPLAPNEPIMVDLGFVLNGYHMDETRMFAIGSIPAHALRACRAAIEIHNAVLASVKPGMTVAALFQCSLKTAESLGYADPYLGPPGLKVTFVGHGIGLELIEPPFIARDKEDCLKPGMVFALEPKMVFQNEFAAGVESVFVVTETGARLISKVPVDIFIC from the coding sequence ATGATGAAGCCCGACGAGCCTGAGCATCAATCAAACCGTGAATCCCCGCAGCCCTTCACCGTCCCTGCCGGGGAAATAGCCCAGCGGCTGCTGAACATCCAGACGATATTACAACAAAAGGAAATCGGCGGCCTTTTTATTGTTCAACGGGTGGATCTGTTTTACTTTTCAGGCACCGCCCAGAATGGTTTTCTCTTTATCCCGGCCGAAGGAGAGCCCCTTCTATTCATCAAACGCTACCTGCCGCGGGCCCGGGCGGAATCTCCCTTGAAACAGATTGTGGGAATCGAATCCATCAAGGAAGTACCGGGCCTTATATCCGATTATTATGGACAGCTTCCGGAAGTCAACGGGTTTGAGTTTGACGTACTGCCGGTCAAAACATTCTATTTTTACCGGCGCCTGTTCCCCGCTAAAGATTTTGTCGACGGCTCTCGCTTCATTCTCCAGGTCCGCATGATCAAGTCGGATTGGGAAATCGAACAACTGGAGCGGACCGCCGACATGTCCTGCCGGACATTTGAATACATGCAAACCATCATCCGGCCTGGACTCAGCGAAATGGAATTTGCCGGCATGTTCGAAACCTTTGCCCGCAAGCTGGGACACGGCGCCAAGCTGCGGGTGCGGGATTTTCTGACCGAGGGGTATCCCTGGCACGTCCTCAGCGGAAAGAGCGGCGGGCTGGTGGGGCTGCTGGATTCGCCGGCCAGTGGCGCAGGCACGTCGGCGGCGTTTCCCTGCGGCGGCAGCGCAAAACCGCTTGCGCCGAACGAACCCATCATGGTGGATCTGGGGTTTGTCTTAAACGGCTATCACATGGACGAAACCCGCATGTTCGCCATCGGGTCCATTCCCGCCCATGCCCTGAGAGCCTGCCGGGCGGCAATCGAAATCCACAACGCCGTATTGGCATCTGTAAAGCCTGGAATGACTGTGGCAGCGCTTTTCCAGTGTTCTCTGAAAACGGCTGAATCGCTGGGCTATGCCGACCCCTATCTGGGACCGCCGGGACTCAAGGTCACCTTTGTGGGCCACGGCATCGGTCTGGAACTGATCGAACCCCCTTTTATCGCCCGGGACAAGGAAGATTGTTTAAAACCGGGAATGGTTTTTGCCCTGGAACCCAAAATGGTCTTTCAGAACGAATTTGCCGCCGGAGTCGAAAGCGTTTTCGTGGTGACCGAAACCGGCGCCCGCCTGATCAGCAAAGTACCGGTAGACATCTTTATCTGCTGA